The Arachis hypogaea cultivar Tifrunner chromosome 14, arahy.Tifrunner.gnm2.J5K5, whole genome shotgun sequence genome has a segment encoding these proteins:
- the LOC112744070 gene encoding large ribosomal subunit protein uL16 — MGRRPARCYRQIKNKPYPKSRFCRGVPDPKIRIYDVGMKKKGVDEFPFCVHLVSWEKENVSSEALEAARIACNKYMAKFAGKDAFHLRVRVHPFHVLRINKMLSCAGADRLQTGMRGAFGKPQGTCARVAIGQVLLSVRCKDSNSHHAQEALRRAKFKFPGRQKIIISRKWGFTKFSRADYLKFKSENRIMPDGVNAQLLGCHGPLANRQPGRAFLPPSATA; from the exons ATGGGGAGGA GACCTGCTAGGTGTTATCGACAAATTAAAAACAAGCCATACCCCAAGTCACGGTTTTGCCGTGGTGTTCCTGATCCCAAGATCAGGATTTACGATGTGGGTATGAAGAAGAAGGGTGTGGATGAGTTCCCTTTCTGTGTCCACCTTGTTAGTTGGGAGAAGGAAAATGTCTCAAGTGAGGCACTGGAAGCTGCTAGGATTGCCTGCAACAAGTATATGGCAAAGTTTGCCGGAAAGGATGCTTTCCACTTGAGAGTCAGGGTTCATCCATTCCATGTTCTTAGGATCAACAAGATGCTTTCATGTGCTGGAGCCGATAGGCTTCAAACTGGAATGAGAGGTGCATTTGGAAAGCCACAGGGCACATGTGCTAGGGTGGCCATTGGGCAGGTCCTTCTTTCTGTTCGCTGCAAGGACAGCAACAGCCATCATGCACAGGAGGCTCTCCGTCGTGCTAAGTTCAAGTTCCCTGGTCGTCAAAAGATTATTATCAGCAGGAAGTG GGGATTCACCAAGTTTAGCCGAGCTGATTATCTGAAATTCAAGTCAGAGAATAGGATTATGCCCGATGGTGTAAATGCACAG CTCCTTGGGTGCCATGGACCATTGGCTAATCGTCAACCTGGAAGAGCATTTTTGCCGCCCAGTGCAACCGCTTAG